In Cryptomeria japonica chromosome 10, Sugi_1.0, whole genome shotgun sequence, a genomic segment contains:
- the LOC131060659 gene encoding uncharacterized protein LOC131060659 — protein MSRKGGVGGDLAADEDLRRLVAKHASLQLDYNELQRETRAFKKRLQRTKLKKDKLLAEVRFLRRRHRLLTKKSSQALPQKQPLVGSKVMGPPKHVQYDHAVNPKQSLPAQHMAAKYEYANRGTSSEQQISAKNRGASYEEPVAPHTLRNKHFTMFDCITPENNPPAAREFQVFWEPLREETSSYVAAPIRKLIENVGLASDLNLSMFKDIPNGFVLSNKTGKRSISWQDQMVLKV, from the exons ATGTCCAGGAAGGGAGGAGTAGGCGGTGACCTTGCCGCAGATGAGGATCTGAGAAGATTGGTCGCGAAGCATGCGAGCCTTCAGCTTGACTACAATGAACTGCAGAGG GAAACTAGAGCATTCAAAAAGCGCTTGCAAAGAACAAAGCTGAAGAAGGATAAACTTCTGGCTGAAGTCAG ATTCTTGAGGCGCAGGCATAGGCTTCTGACAAAAAAATCATCTCAAGCACTTCCTCAGAAGCAACCTCTAGTGGGTTCAAAAGTTATGGGCCCTCCAAAGCATGTCCAATATGACCATGCAGTGAACCCAAAACAATCTCTGCCAGCACAACATATGGCTGCAAAATATGAATACGCAAACAGAGGTACATCCTCTGAACAACAAATATCTGCAAAGAACAGAGGTGCATCCTATGAAGAACCTGTTGCACCTCACACATTAAGGAACAAGCATTTTACAATGTTTGATTGCATCACTCCTGAGAAT AATCCCCCAGCTGCAAGAGAGTTTCAGGTATTCTGGGAGCCGCTGAGAGAAGAAACCTCATCTTATGTTGCAGCTCCCATAAGGAAGCTCATTGAAAATGTTGGATTAGCTAGTGATCTCAACCTGTCAATGTTCAAAGACATCCCAAATGGATTTGTTCTATCTAACAAGACAGGAAAGAGAAGCATTTCCTGGCAAGATCAGATGGTTTTGAAAGTGTAA